A stretch of Parvimonas micra DNA encodes these proteins:
- a CDS encoding GNAT family N-acetyltransferase, with product MDNMKFIKVTNDNFDELKVLQTKYKSEIGEEEPTYENFLNLKRAISDENIYFFGCICNGKLVACCSISTIFSTFNYEKGGIFEDFFIIKEYRHKGIAKQLIKFAYKESKISSLIVGSADCDVDMYKSLGFKILIGNMLAFEN from the coding sequence ATGGATAATATGAAATTTATAAAAGTAACAAATGATAATTTTGACGAATTAAAAGTTTTACAAACAAAATATAAATCTGAAATAGGTGAAGAAGAACCTACTTATGAAAATTTTCTAAATTTAAAAAGAGCAATATCAGACGAAAATATTTACTTTTTTGGTTGTATATGTAATGGAAAATTAGTTGCTTGTTGCTCAATAAGTACAATATTTTCTACTTTCAACTACGAAAAAGGTGGAATCTTTGAAGATTTTTTCATTATCAAAGAATATAGGCACAAGGGAATAGCTAAACAATTAATAAAATTTGCATACAAAGAAAGTAAAATAAGTTCTTTGATAGTTGGTTCTGCAGATTGTGATGTTGATATGTACAAATCATTAGGATTTAAAATTTTAATTGGAAATATGTTAGCATTTGAAAATTAG
- a CDS encoding aminoglycoside 6-adenylyltransferase: protein MNNIITFNELKEIAKKIAMDDDRVEKLYIEQLETQSMSSDVGFFNVLFFVKDLSFDDDSFELIERFGDVLTMFENTENENLIEYKIIYENFTQGIFRIVSNESLDILGELEEKYICVLNKDENKKASLYIERKTQKLTDEEFLVNTCEFFWNVLKFGNKLYTKEFLNVSEEYRKLLSLLDEHLKHYVLSENKYVIDLGKENKLVFNYVDTDIFEKYLHCYSELEIESLWTALFNICALFRRLSLQIALNLRFDYAKELDRDTVTYLRELKQKANNR from the coding sequence TTGAATAATATTATAACATTTAATGAACTTAAAGAAATAGCAAAAAAAATAGCAATGGATGATGATAGAGTTGAAAAGCTCTATATTGAACAGTTAGAAACACAAAGCATGTCCAGTGATGTAGGCTTTTTTAATGTTTTATTTTTTGTAAAAGATTTATCCTTTGATGATGACTCTTTTGAATTGATTGAACGTTTCGGCGATGTATTAACTATGTTTGAAAATACTGAAAATGAAAATTTAATCGAATATAAAATAATTTATGAAAACTTCACACAAGGGATTTTTAGAATAGTATCTAATGAATCTTTAGATATTCTTGGAGAACTTGAAGAAAAATACATTTGTGTGCTTAATAAAGATGAAAACAAAAAAGCAAGTTTGTATATTGAAAGAAAAACACAAAAACTAACAGATGAAGAATTTCTAGTAAATACTTGTGAATTTTTCTGGAATGTATTAAAATTCGGAAATAAATTATACACAAAAGAATTTTTAAATGTATCAGAAGAATATAGGAAACTTTTATCTCTACTTGATGAACATTTAAAACATTATGTTCTTTCTGAAAATAAATACGTTATAGATCTTGGAAAAGAAAATAAATTAGTTTTTAACTATGTTGATACAGATATTTTTGAAAAATATCTACATTGTTACTCTGAATTAGAAATAGAGTCTCTATGGACAGCCCTATTTAACATATGTGCTCTTTTTAGAAGACTTTCTCTTCAAATCGCTCTTAATTTAAGATTTGACTATGCAAAAGAATTAGATAGAGATACAGTAACATATTTAAGAGAATTAAAACAAAAAGCAAATAATAGATAA
- a CDS encoding YitT family protein yields the protein MLEDFFGDKKYFLRTIFFILMGDLICSFAVVKFLVPAGLLSGGLGGIGLMIEYLTGLPTGISVFILNLPMMIVGAFFLKKKFMTYAFLSTFIYSFILVAMRHIPIDFKLDNNMLYAIFGGFINGFGMGILFKHGACQGGLDILATIFKTKLNVNIGSSLMAINAIIIGVASYIFSLERGLLTIVSMYVAYKMLDKIQMGFGDTKEIMIITSKQREVTDRILSDLHRGVTLLHGEGAFTHKQQNVVYCIVSTRQVVTIKRILDEVDPSAFLIISEAYEVKGRGFKVQEI from the coding sequence ATGTTAGAAGATTTTTTTGGAGATAAAAAATATTTCCTTAGAACTATTTTTTTTATACTAATGGGTGATTTGATTTGCTCATTTGCAGTTGTTAAATTTTTAGTGCCTGCAGGACTTCTTTCAGGTGGACTTGGTGGTATTGGACTTATGATTGAATACTTGACTGGTCTTCCTACAGGTATTTCAGTATTCATATTGAATTTACCTATGATGATTGTTGGTGCATTTTTTTTGAAAAAAAAGTTTATGACTTACGCATTTTTATCTACTTTTATTTATTCATTTATATTAGTTGCAATGCGTCATATTCCAATAGATTTCAAACTTGATAACAATATGTTATATGCAATTTTTGGTGGTTTCATAAATGGTTTTGGAATGGGAATTTTATTCAAACATGGTGCATGTCAAGGCGGACTTGATATTTTAGCAACAATTTTTAAAACAAAACTTAATGTAAATATTGGTTCATCTTTAATGGCCATAAATGCAATTATAATAGGAGTTGCCTCTTACATCTTCAGTCTTGAAAGAGGTCTTTTAACTATTGTTTCAATGTATGTTGCTTATAAAATGCTTGATAAAATACAAATGGGCTTTGGAGATACAAAAGAAATTATGATTATAACATCAAAGCAAAGAGAAGTTACCGACAGAATTTTATCGGATTTACATAGAGGCGTTACACTTCTACATGGAGAAGGTGCATTTACACATAAACAACAGAATGTCGTATATTGTATAGTAAGTACAAGACAAGTTGTAACTATAAAAAGAATTTTGGATGAAGTTGATCCATCAGCATTTTTAATAATATCTGAAGCTTATGAAGTTAAGGGTCGTGGATTTAAAGTACAAGAAATTTAG
- a CDS encoding glycerophosphodiester phosphodiesterase translates to MSLFFKFLLVFIIIIYIVLQFSCFKKERKARKIFKNGQFPLIFAHRGSSHLFPENTELAFLKSFEMGVDAFETDIRLTKDGKIVTQHNENIDETTDGTGNVIDYTYDELKEFNFGYKFKDINGDSPYVENRVQGLYPMEVSKLFEKFGDKVVYSIDVKDEGEIGLKSAELLYKFVKEYNLEKNVIFSSFSEENLKHLRKISHGEIIISGSMKKTTEVVLASYFGYDTFKKFNTHAMMIPKFEKLPLDTKYLIYKFHKHNISVCYWTINTEKDMRKLINKKVDGIITDRVDLLLKIKEEKSN, encoded by the coding sequence ATGAGTTTATTTTTTAAGTTTTTATTGGTATTTATAATTATAATTTATATAGTTTTACAATTTTCATGTTTTAAAAAAGAAAGAAAGGCTAGAAAAATTTTTAAAAATGGACAATTTCCTTTAATATTTGCTCATAGAGGCTCAAGTCATTTATTTCCAGAAAATACAGAATTAGCTTTTCTGAAGTCTTTCGAAATGGGAGTTGACGCTTTTGAAACTGATATTAGACTTACAAAAGATGGCAAAATAGTAACTCAACATAATGAAAATATTGATGAAACAACTGATGGAACAGGGAATGTTATTGATTATACATATGATGAATTAAAGGAATTTAATTTTGGTTATAAGTTTAAAGATATTAATGGAGATTCTCCTTATGTAGAAAATAGAGTACAAGGTTTATATCCAATGGAGGTTTCTAAACTTTTTGAAAAATTTGGGGATAAAGTTGTTTATAGCATTGATGTTAAAGATGAAGGAGAAATTGGGTTAAAGTCAGCAGAACTTTTATATAAATTTGTAAAAGAATATAATTTAGAAAAAAATGTAATTTTTTCAAGTTTCAGTGAAGAAAATCTTAAACATTTAAGAAAAATAAGTCATGGGGAAATAATTATTTCAGGATCTATGAAAAAGACTACTGAAGTTGTATTGGCTTCGTATTTTGGATATGATACTTTTAAGAAATTTAATACTCATGCGATGATGATTCCAAAATTTGAAAAATTGCCTTTAGATACAAAATATTTAATTTATAAGTTCCATAAACATAATATCTCAGTTTGTTATTGGACAATTAATACAGAAAAAGATATGAGAAAACTTATAAATAAAAAAGTTGATGGAATTATTACTGATAGAGTTGACTTGCTTTTAAAAATAAAAGAAGAAAAGTCTAATTAA
- the cysS gene encoding cysteine--tRNA ligase, with translation MKIYNTLTRKKEDFKPIQAGKALIYVCGPTVYNYIHIGNSRPMIVYDTLRRYLLYIGYDVKFVSNFTDIDDKIINRAKEENVPFTDITKKYIDAYLEDSYGLNLFESHTIHPKATECINEMIEFVKVLEEKGIAYNVDGNVYFDITKAKDYGKLSKKNIDDLRAGARIDISDEKKNPLDFALWKKRKDESEPAWESPWGMGRPGWHLECSVMAKKFLGDTIDIHAGGEDLQFPHHENEIAQSECCNGKVFANYWMHNGMINIDNVKMSKSKGNFFTIKDIQKEYDLEVIRLWILSTHYRNPLNFSREVMEQTKNGLERMYNGKEHLERLLEICEEKEDEDISKLVELKKEFLDCMDDDLNTADAISKVYELIRYTNTFDENTDLKVVKGAVKLLSDFASVLGLLYKEEDDNLDEKVEKLIKEREEARKNKDFKRADEIRDALKEMNIELKDTRNGVIWKRV, from the coding sequence ATGAAGATTTACAATACATTAACTAGAAAAAAAGAAGATTTTAAACCTATTCAAGCAGGGAAGGCGTTGATTTATGTTTGTGGTCCAACGGTTTATAATTATATTCATATTGGTAATTCAAGACCTATGATTGTTTATGATACTTTGAGAAGATATCTTTTATATATAGGTTATGATGTAAAATTTGTAAGTAATTTTACAGATATTGACGATAAGATTATAAATAGAGCAAAAGAAGAAAATGTACCTTTTACAGATATTACAAAAAAATATATTGATGCATATCTTGAAGATAGTTATGGATTAAATCTTTTTGAAAGTCATACAATTCATCCAAAAGCTACAGAATGTATCAATGAGATGATAGAATTTGTAAAAGTTTTAGAAGAAAAAGGCATTGCATATAATGTCGATGGTAATGTATATTTTGATATTACAAAAGCTAAGGATTATGGAAAATTATCTAAAAAAAATATTGATGATTTAAGAGCAGGAGCAAGGATTGATATTTCTGATGAAAAGAAAAATCCTCTTGATTTTGCACTTTGGAAAAAAAGAAAAGATGAAAGTGAACCAGCTTGGGAAAGTCCTTGGGGAATGGGTAGACCTGGATGGCATCTTGAATGTTCTGTAATGGCAAAGAAATTCTTAGGAGATACAATAGATATTCATGCGGGTGGAGAAGATTTACAATTTCCTCATCACGAAAATGAAATTGCTCAGTCTGAATGTTGTAATGGAAAAGTTTTTGCTAATTACTGGATGCATAATGGAATGATTAATATAGATAATGTAAAGATGAGTAAATCAAAAGGAAATTTCTTTACCATAAAAGATATTCAAAAAGAATATGACTTGGAAGTAATCAGACTTTGGATTTTATCAACACATTATCGAAATCCTTTGAATTTCAGTAGAGAAGTTATGGAACAAACAAAAAATGGACTTGAAAGAATGTATAATGGTAAAGAACATTTAGAAAGACTTTTAGAAATTTGTGAAGAAAAAGAAGATGAAGATATTTCTAAATTAGTTGAATTGAAAAAAGAATTTTTAGATTGTATGGATGACGATTTAAATACAGCTGATGCTATTTCTAAAGTTTATGAGCTTATTCGTTATACAAATACATTTGATGAAAATACTGATTTGAAAGTTGTAAAGGGTGCTGTTAAGTTGCTTTCTGACTTTGCTTCAGTTTTAGGACTTCTTTATAAAGAAGAAGATGATAATTTAGATGAAAAAGTTGAAAAACTTATTAAAGAAAGAGAAGAAGCTAGAAAGAATAAAGATTTTAAAAGAGCTGATGAAATTCGTGATGCTTTAAAAGAAATGAATATAGAATTAAAAGACACAAGAAATGGTGTTATTTGGAAAAGGGTGTAA
- the rlmB gene encoding 23S rRNA (guanosine(2251)-2'-O)-methyltransferase RlmB: MSDYIFGRNAVLEALESDRKVEKIYILKGDLKGSINKIIGKAKANGILISEIDKNKLENMADGVVHQGVCALISSFEYSTVEEILQSAKDKNEDLFLVILDEIEDPHNFGAIIRTCEAVGVHGIIVSKRNQAPVTSIVQKSSAGAVNHIKIAKVANIADTILKLQKENVWVYGACGEAEKIYTDMDFKGNIAIVIGNEGKGIGQLIRKRCDFLTKLPMKGKVSSLNASNACAILVYEALRQRDEK, from the coding sequence ATGAGCGACTATATATTCGGAAGAAATGCTGTATTAGAGGCATTAGAAAGCGATAGAAAAGTAGAGAAAATATATATTTTAAAAGGCGATTTAAAGGGCTCAATAAATAAAATAATTGGTAAAGCAAAGGCAAATGGTATTCTAATTTCAGAAATTGATAAAAACAAATTAGAAAATATGGCTGACGGAGTTGTTCATCAAGGAGTTTGTGCCTTAATTTCAAGTTTTGAGTATTCAACTGTCGAAGAAATATTACAAAGTGCAAAAGATAAAAATGAAGATTTATTTTTAGTGATTCTGGATGAGATTGAAGATCCACATAATTTTGGAGCAATAATTCGTACTTGTGAAGCTGTTGGTGTTCATGGAATTATAGTTTCTAAGAGAAATCAAGCGCCAGTTACTTCAATTGTTCAAAAATCATCTGCAGGAGCAGTAAATCATATTAAAATAGCGAAAGTTGCAAATATTGCAGATACAATTTTAAAATTACAAAAAGAAAATGTATGGGTTTATGGTGCCTGTGGAGAGGCTGAAAAGATATATACAGATATGGATTTTAAAGGAAATATTGCAATAGTAATTGGAAATGAAGGAAAGGGAATAGGACAACTTATAAGAAAGAGATGTGACTTTTTAACCAAACTTCCAATGAAAGGTAAAGTTTCAAGCCTTAACGCATCAAATGCCTGTGCAATTCTAGTTTATGAGGCATTAAGACAGAGAGATGAAAAATAA
- a CDS encoding NYN domain-containing protein, whose amino-acid sequence MKNKKLIIIDGYNILNAWEKYKPFLKLSFENARNELIYDMGEFSKLIGIDLLLVFDAYKINFKGSSEVIKGIEVVYTKQNETADQFIEKKLDEIGRKISVSVGTDDTLIQKLVTQRGGIVLTSKELLFRYENLKNKSNRYETKNRITNKSYFNTLDDKALNQLDEIEKKLFGK is encoded by the coding sequence ATGAAAAATAAAAAATTAATCATAATTGATGGATACAATATTCTAAATGCTTGGGAAAAATACAAACCATTTTTAAAATTGAGTTTCGAAAATGCAAGAAATGAATTAATTTATGATATGGGCGAATTTTCAAAATTAATAGGAATAGATTTGTTACTTGTCTTTGATGCATATAAGATTAATTTCAAAGGTTCTTCAGAAGTTATAAAAGGAATTGAAGTTGTCTACACAAAACAAAATGAAACTGCAGACCAATTTATTGAAAAAAAATTGGATGAAATTGGAAGAAAAATATCAGTTTCTGTCGGAACAGATGACACTCTTATTCAAAAACTCGTTACACAAAGAGGTGGAATAGTATTAACTTCAAAAGAATTATTGTTTCGTTATGAAAATTTAAAAAACAAAAGTAATCGTTATGAAACAAAAAATAGAATTACAAACAAAAGCTATTTCAATACTCTAGATGACAAAGCTTTAAATCAACTAGATGAAATAGAGAAAAAATTATTTGGAAAGTAG
- a CDS encoding deoxycytidylate deaminase: MRKPWNEYFMDLAKMVATRGTCDRAYVGCVLVNKDNRIISTGYNGSISGNPQCDEIGHTMRDGHCIATIHAEQNALLYCAREGIKVKGCTCYVTHFPCLNCTKALIQAGISKIYYENSYRMDEYAIELLERNKIEYIKIGN, translated from the coding sequence ATGAGAAAACCTTGGAACGAATATTTTATGGATTTAGCGAAGATGGTTGCAACTAGAGGAACTTGTGATAGGGCTTATGTTGGTTGTGTTTTAGTTAATAAGGATAATAGAATTATATCAACTGGATATAATGGTTCAATTTCAGGTAATCCTCAATGTGACGAAATAGGTCATACAATGAGAGATGGACATTGTATTGCTACAATACATGCAGAACAAAATGCACTTTTATATTGTGCAAGAGAGGGAATTAAAGTAAAAGGTTGTACTTGTTATGTAACTCATTTTCCTTGTTTAAATTGTACTAAGGCTTTAATTCAAGCAGGAATTTCTAAAATTTATTATGAAAATAGTTATAGAATGGACGAATATGCGATAGAATTATTGGAAAGAAACAAAATAGAATATATAAAAATTGGTAATTAG
- a CDS encoding stage 0 sporulation family protein — protein sequence MKKVVGIRFKEAGKIYYFDPCNFSINKNDNVIVETSRGIEYGNVAIEPKEVEESKLVSSLKPVLRIADNMDDYIHEENKKKAKDAIEICKVKANEHGLDMKLVDCEYTFDNQKVIFYFVSDNRIDFRELVKDLAYIFKNRIELRQIGVRDHAKIVGALGSCGQVCCCKRFLGEFAPVTIKMARDQSLSLNQNKISGTCGRLMCCLKYEQNVYEEKLKKIPPCGTYVITSEGKGIIVDSYTLSEIVKVKIVNEDNNTETIKPFFVDDIAVTKERDMAYAKKDEDIQFEYIEELL from the coding sequence ATGAAAAAAGTAGTTGGGATAAGATTCAAAGAAGCCGGAAAGATATATTACTTTGATCCCTGCAACTTTAGTATAAATAAAAATGATAATGTAATCGTAGAAACTTCTCGTGGTATAGAGTATGGAAATGTAGCCATTGAACCTAAAGAAGTTGAAGAATCAAAACTAGTTTCATCATTAAAACCAGTTTTGAGAATTGCTGATAACATGGATGATTATATACATGAAGAAAATAAAAAGAAAGCTAAAGATGCTATTGAAATTTGCAAAGTAAAAGCAAATGAACACGGCTTAGATATGAAATTAGTTGATTGTGAATATACTTTTGACAATCAAAAAGTTATTTTTTACTTTGTTTCTGACAATAGAATTGATTTTAGAGAATTGGTTAAGGACCTTGCATATATATTTAAAAATAGAATCGAACTTAGACAAATTGGAGTTAGAGATCATGCGAAAATAGTAGGTGCTCTAGGCTCTTGTGGTCAAGTTTGTTGTTGCAAAAGATTTTTAGGAGAATTTGCTCCTGTAACTATAAAAATGGCAAGAGATCAATCTCTATCTCTAAATCAAAATAAAATCTCAGGAACATGTGGTAGACTAATGTGTTGTTTGAAATACGAACAAAATGTTTACGAAGAAAAATTAAAAAAAATTCCACCTTGTGGTACTTATGTAATAACAAGTGAAGGCAAAGGCATTATAGTTGACAGTTATACTCTATCAGAAATTGTAAAAGTAAAGATAGTAAATGAAGATAATAACACTGAAACTATTAAACCCTTTTTTGTAGATGATATTGCAGTTACAAAAGAAAGAGATATGGCTTACGCTAAAAAAGATGAAGATATTCAATTTGAATATATTGAGGAATTATTATAA